The DNA window GAAGATTATCTCAatttaagattgattttttttttcaatttcatcattgtatATTAAGCCTTGaactttattatttgtttcacTTTCTTTTATGTTGGAGTTATTCAAATCTCATATCTCTGGTTGTAGGATGGTGTAGTTAACCTGAAtttactcgagttttttttgtgtttattttttcttcaaaattgattatttattttcaattttatcatttgatattaagTTATTGGGCttttaactttgttattttttttgtcttttgtttcAAGAGGTTATCTTGGATCGTGAGTTGGTAAAGTCAATCTAGAttgacatgaatttttttttctgatttaattttggttttttttaggtctatttttttaaaaaattattatttaaaaattatttttatattagaaaaaaattaattcagctTCCAGTGGAACGCGTAAATTAGTTCATTGTCGGAGGCTTGGCCAAGAGTTTCTCGATTGCTGTATTGAACACTCggttaaagcaaaaaataaccTTGATGTGAAAAACGAGATGATGTTAtcattgagaaaaacaaaacaaattagtttGATAATCAATGGTTATTTCAaggcccaaaaaaaaatatagtttagtCTGCTTAATACAGAAAACAGGTGGCCTCAATTTAGTCCTCAGCACAAAAATTCTCAGTTGAGGTTCTTACCTATTTTTCATCAATCAAGTCCCCCGTGTGCTTGAGATTCTCAATTAGGTTCTCCCATCCAGATGCATCagtatttttttgtgtaaaatatactttttatgcAGTAAGATGACAgcattttctattaaaaaattacatattttagATGGAAGAACTTGATGgggatttttctttatataaaaagggacctaataattaagaaacaagCAATCAAATTATGGagatgttataattataaaagcCATTTTAAAAAATCCCACAAATATATATCCTATATAATTCCAACACATATAACATTTAGTTAGAGCCAGTTTTTTTATGAAGGAATGAACTTGATGAGTTCAATGTTTTTTGATAGCATACGAAATTCTAAAAGTTTCccaaatttatatgatttactttttatttttattcatagcAATTCTAGGCAGGATGGATATATTTAGGATAACGGGTAATAGGTAAAACATGCATTTTGATTCTCTAAGATAAACAGTCGGTCTCGAgtgtatatttaaatttttcatgattttaagactaaaatgaaaactCCCCGAATCTTGGATGCCATGACTTGTTTGTCCCACACCATCAAGTAGCTCGCCCCCAATACGTTTTCCATGCCTAATTTTCTTGGTTTGCAGGCTTAGTTCGAGCAATAATGGGGTTAGAATGTAAGAAAAAAGTGGaataaacatgtttgttttatgaaaaaatcaacTCGGAAGGGGATGATCGTTGTAGAATCTGACTTGAGAATAATGCAAGATTGGCTCGGAAGTATGCATAGAgcattaaaacaaaaggagggGTGGGTGCAAGGTAGGGGGATGAACTGCTGTGTGGTATAATTCTGAATGATTTTTCCCCAGCCTTGTCCAGACAACAAATTGATGGAAGAAATGCTTGAATTGCTACTTCAGCTAGCTGCATGCAACCCCTCGTAACTCGAGAATCGATCCATTTCTAGTCTCGAATTTGCTCGCCATTCGAACTGTCccatctagctagctagctacttgAATGGAAAGAAAACATTGTACAATTATTGTACAAGACCTTTTCCTACTAATCATCATGTCCAACTCCAAAACTTTTGCAGCTACATTGCCCCTTCGCCTGGCATGGAGGGCCAAGCACGAGCTGGCACCGTATCTCCCTTGCATTAATCATGGAAAAGCAAATGATTGAAATTTAGGAAAATCTTCCTCCAAAGCCAGCAAGGAAAGGGTACAGCTTAATCTGGATCATGTACTTGGTCTTCCGGGTGAACTTTCATGTGTTTTggtaagtaaaaatatttttaaattaaaaatatattaaattaatattttgttttatttttaacttcaatatattaaatttataaaaaatatataaatattaatttaatattttttcaaataaaaaaatactttaaaaaacacaaaaacatacaCTTTTCATCCAAATCAAATTGGTTTGCGTTTTGTACACTTGGTCACTCAAGGCTAACTTGGATAACAAAGATCGAGGATGAGAGTCTTGATACAAGTATCCAGGGATTCAAGATTCCATCATTgacttactatatatatataaagcacaTTAATTACGCAGACAAGCAACCATTTGCTCGGGCTCAAAAAAGCTGATCACTAGGGTATTAAGTACACTTTCGGtactataataatttttataattgcaatttaaaaagaactataaatttttaatgggaTTTCTATGAAATcataatatgtattaattaatcaaatatttttaaactaaaattaaaacaaaacacaatttttaacCCCGGCCATTTCACCGTACCATCAAATCAGACCTAAATAGGCAACTTGAACAAGGAAGAGCAAGCTGACGCGGCTTATCATTAGTGTTTataaagaagaggaagaaaacaaacgaacaaaagaaaggagaaattaTTTGGCAAGTGGGTTAGCATAAACTACTTGATTATCTGGCTGCATGATCACCACCGGATGCCCACCATTCAACAGACACCGCAGGTTATCTAACATGATTAAGATATTAATTAATCCGATAAAAAGTTCATTTCTTTTGAGATATTTAGGATGGGAAATCAgagtgattaatattttttctttttcccagaTCGATCACGCTACTCGGGGATTATCTCAGTACCGAATTAATGAACCAATAATGTAGTTAACCAAAAAGGGTTGCGGAAAGGTTATGATTTAAAACTCTGCACAAACACAAATCACGTCAAAGGGAGTAGGTGTAGAATCTAATGGGTGTTATAAAGAGTAAAGACACCCACCACTGCCCAAATTAGGTCACCACGAGGAGTTCACTTTTGCTTTATTATATATCAATGGTAGCTTCACCCTTTCTTTTTGCATCGCCTTTCCTAACTCTCCCATCACTCATGCAAGGAGCTTAAGTGGTAGTTGATCATCAAATCTCCAACGCATGAGATAACTTAAATAATAGTAACATGAATCTTCTTTGAGCACAATTTGCAAAAGGTATTTTGTTTTGGACAAATCTGCACTtcgcttttcttttccttttccactgccttttcttttcctgcttTCTTTTCCCGCACGTATTGGTTTCTCTAATATTGACAGAAGCTTTACAAACAGTACAACACCCCCAAAGTGCTATTCTGCTCAATAGTCCAAGTAAAATATCCCCATCAGCTTTCTATCCGCACAAGGTAGGGTTTCAAGTTGATTTCTAATACTGTACTAGAAGAGAATGATTGAGTTATGGACGCATTTTCAcgtgtcttattttttttaatagagaaaaaaaaatgttatatatatatatatgaattgattaaataataaaaccaaaagctaattatttttcaaataaaaatgaaaaattatgcACATGCAAATGCGGCTatcgtttttattttatacgttttcatttatttatttttaaagactaattattgtttctaataattaataaatgatttttgtctttataaatattactaaaaaaaaaaggtcatgcCCAATCACTTGGAATATCATTAAAAGCTCCAACTAAGCCTAATAtggtttgtttttattcaagAGTCGTacactctaaaaaaaatcaattattagtttgtttttcaCCTAAAACATCATATGAACCTCGACAAACCCATTCATAACCTCAAAACACCTCTAAACcagtccaaaaaataaaaactaaatgaataaagaaactAACAAGCCTAGATATACTATTTCCAACATAGTCATAGAAAAACATCACACCCATTAAACTTCTCTTGAGAAGACGAATTTTATTGACACAAAGATCTACTTTTTGATGATCAAAATGTGACCATTCGAGTATTTGTTTCTCTTCTCTAGATTTTCTAGCGACTCTTCTCTATggactaaaatatatataaaacaaagtaTGGTATCGAAATGTAAAATTAATGTCAAAATAACAAGGACATGAAATCTTagggatcaaattgaagttCCCATACCAAGATTGAAATGGGGCatgtatctttgtttttttttttttctcaaatcatgtcctttttctttcaatttgtattttcaactccattaattgaatatttatcttGAAGAACCAGAATCCAATCCATTGCTGAATTTCCTTAAGAACTTAGAACATGCGTgataatatattattgaaataaatgaagaaaaaaacaatagtattgtaattttaaaggatgaaatctcTTAGtagtcaaaatgaaaaaaatgcgTTGTTAGAACAGTGCAATCCACGACGCCATATATATGAGTAGCTCTCCATCGAATCCCTCAACAATGATTTGGCCATCTGTTTTAGTTAATAATATAGCACTGACAGGGTGTGGCTATAATTGGCTCATGCATGCAAAAGTATCGAGATTAAtgataaaccctaaaaaactctTCTTCGATATGAACATAACCTGTATTATTTGGATCTTGACGACATCCTAACCTAGATGAGATAAATTAACTGATCAATGGCAAGGTAATTTGAGATTTCGTTGTCTCAGGATTATGTCAGTCTAAAATTGGAATTAACTCGTGTGATTTATTAAATGTTTGCTCGCGTCTGAAACATATTCCGTTTACTCATCACTCAAGAAACATCATCCCAGCCCCTTTTTGCCGAAGGGACTGGCGCCGAAGGAACGTCCTTCAACTCTTCGGCACGCTGAAATCCTTTTTAATTAAGGGATGTTTGcttcgtgtttttaaaaattttaatttttttttattgaaaataattcttttatatttttaaattattttaatatattaatataaaaaataattattttttttaaaaaaacttatcactCCTACAATCTCAGACAAGCTAAATACTAACACCAACAAATGTTAGTAATCCTTCTGGTTCCGTACTTACTGCATGCAAATATATAGCATGTGGAAGCAACAAGGAACCTTCTCACAAGGAGAAGCGACATTTTTGGCCATCTTCTCAGAATTCTAACATCACACGGAGACGTGACAGAGCTTTGCTTTATTCACGGATAAGGGAGAAAGTAAATACTGATATGAGAAAATCTTTACTGTATCATGAAAATGCCCGCCGgataaaagaagaggaagaagaaccGTATTGTTCTctaagatttttaataaattcccATATTGTTCCTAATATATATCTAAACACCCCTTAatagtttttagaaaaatatctgAATAAAATAATGCTTCAAATGAAGTATAACTGTTGACTGAGTCCCCGTGTCTTTAAGGTATATCCCGTCTAAATAGTCTAATTCCATGGAACGAGATCTATGCTAAATTTGGTGGCCGAGGAGAAGGAAACATTATGAACCAGTGGAAGGTGGAAAGCTTTTGTTCGCATCTGTGTGTGTGGTTTATGTTGCCTAAACCTTTTAAAGTCTAAAGTGCACCTCTCAAGTGGCAAATTAGGGAATATTCTCACGTGCAAGGTGCGTGATGGTTTTGTCTAAAGATGGATCGGTCTCGTGAGAAGACTGTGGACTGGCTAGCAAATTAAAGACCAAGGAGGTAATTGCCCTCCCAGATTCAGAGGCATCATTGTCACCAGCTGAAATTTTACTCTCACTTTCCACCGCCTGGTTAGGCCTTTGGTGTCTAAAGGGACAAGAAAAGCACCCATTCCCGGCCAGGTGGTGGTGACATTGTCCCAGACCATCCTCCCAGTCTAGGTCCCAACTCCCACTAGCCTACTGGCCATTTATTTTCAAGCATGGGCATTGAAAGTCCAACACATCTCATTAGATTTTGGAGCTTGCTCGGATGCTGAATGATAGCCACTTCGGCCCAATATGCCATTTGCTAACAACACCTTCAAAAGAGTTAGTGGCCGAGGATAAATCTAACTGTAGACCCAACTAAAACATTTGGTAGAACTTTATCCGGGCCACCAATTCTGTGTTATGAGTAGAGGTTGAGCTTTCTTTATCCTCGATCACTTCGACAATATTGAAGGGCCCAAGTGGTCACTGGACTCGGCTGTCCCGAGCTCTTGGTATCGGCACAATAATCTGGCAGTTTTTTGGTTAGTCGAGCTGAACTCgctatttatagtatttttttttggtacaaggaaaataaaaagtaaaaactaagAACCTCTGCAGAAATAAATGTTCATATAGTAGAGGATAACCCTGCAGGGGATCATCCCAAATATAAAGCTCTGTCTGATCTTTAGCATCTAATTTGGCAAGAAAATCTGCACAACAATTGCCTTCTCTTAGAGTACGCTGAAGCTGAACTTTTTATTCCCTTGAAAGGAGAGAACGAATATCTATGATGATGGAACCATAACGATGAAAATCAATgtcataatttttaatcatcAGTTAAAGTCTTACgatttttaactcattttttttctttttcgaagGACATGTTAAAACTTGAGATTTTTTCGGGATAAATATATAGTCCTTCAAGTAATTACTATCTGCAGGAGGCTTACGTAAATGTCTCATTGGCTGATGTTACCACTTACCAGCAAGACTGACACTCGATCATACAGTAATGTCACAAGGACGAGTCAATATTATTATGCTGGAGATAAGAGTCCAAAATCGTTTCCCTCCTTGGATGTAATACAAACAGTTACATTATACCATGTCTTACACCCAAAAGAataggagagggagagaatgTGAAAGCAATGAGGTTTGGCCATTTCTCATTGGGCATTGGTTCCTGAATTTCATCTCTAAATCCCACTAAACATGCATGAGAATCAGCTCTTGCTGTTGGTTGAGATGACTACTCTAGGATCTCACCCTCTctgttataataattaataatctaaTAATAGGAACCTCACTGATCAACaaatcatttcttttctaaCTGGTTCTTCGATCTTCCTGCGGCCTCCATATCCCCCCACTCCCCCATGTGCTCCTGATCAACCTGCCTCGCTATTCCATTCTTCACAATGTCAGCCACTCTTCAACGTTGTTCTTTGTAAGCTATCACTACTGTATGAAGTAGTAAATCATGTTCCTTTCCGTAACTAGTCTCATCATGTTTTACTTTCATTAATGAAGGTACTGCCTTCTTTTCTGCTGACATTCAACTTAATCTGATCTGATCGACTTATTAGATACGGTATTTGGTTAATTAGTGGAAACTTTTCTTAACCTCACAATTCTTAGGTGAATATAGCTTATCCAAGGCTAGTGTTTGGTGCATGGATAATAATAGACCTTTGGTGCCATCAAATATTGGAGCCCAGGGGCCACAATTCCCATCTCTGCCTGGACAGGAGTCCTTGTACAATCTCACATTTGATGAGGTGAATGATCAGATCGGAAATGTAAGGAAGCCTTTGAATGCTGTGAATGTTGATGAGCTAAGAAATGTGATATCCGTTGAAGAGAGTCAGCTGTTGCAAAATCCTCCTTCGTCTTCGTCTTCGTCTTCTTCCTCGTCCACTTTCCTCTTTCTTGGGAATTATAATCTTAACGGAACATCAAGTAGGAAAACTATCGATGATATGTGGAAGGAAATTGCCAACGAAGAACATGTAAACGTCTTCGATAACCAAATAGTTCGGCAACAACTTGGCGAAACTACACTTGAGGATTTTCTAGTTCGCGCGGGTGTAATCaacaaaggaaatcaaaatgaaGTATTTAGTCATCAACCAATTATGGAGGTTGATCCAATGGTTGTGGGGTCACAGCAGACAGATTTGTTACCATTTCAGATGGCTTctgtgcagcagcagcagcagcaacagatGACATTGTTGGACTCAAATTTTCATATGTTTGAAGCTGTTTCTGATCAGAACCCTGTTGTGGATGTTGGATACTCGGATAACCGACTGCCTATGCCTATGCCAGTGTCAGCAATGTCAGCAACATCTTCAGATTCTCGGGTGGCTGCTGAAAAGCAGTGTCGTTATACAGatgagatgatgaagaagactATTGAGAGGAGGCAGAATAGGATGATCAAGAATCGAGAGTCGGCAGCAAGGTCAAGAGCAAAGAAACAGGtcattatttcaaatatttcgCATTGAGCTTAATTATTGGCTTTGATGTTTCTCTTTCACAGAAGAGTACTTCCTTATTGAATACTAATAGCTGGTTTCGATGATTATATATAGGCTTATACCAGCCAGTTGGAGCATGCAGTGTTtcattcaagaaaaacaaataacaggcTCAAGAAGGAAAAGGTGCGACTTTCACACTCTTGTATATATGATGAccaagcatgcatgcatgcatgcacacTCGCTCACACACACCATTTCCTCTTCTTAATGCCAATTCTATTTTCCACTAGATACCGGTACGTGCCTATGCCGGAAAAAAACATGGCAATGGAGATACGAATTAAAGgtcttaattttatcattgtttttttttaaaaaaaaaaaggaaaagaagaagaagaaatattgcTTATACAAACTTTGGCATTGAGAACTGACTGACGAAAATTCATTTCGATTAAGCTAAAAGATTTCGAAAGTGGCCAATTAGAGCTATATATAGGCTAACTTGATTGGTTTGGCAGGAACTGGAGATCATATTCTTATCGTCTGATCAAGCTCCCGTGCCACGATTCCAGCTACGGCGAACCAGCTCAGCTTCATTCTAGCCAGTGTTAATACTTGTCCATGCAATTCTTTTAATCAAGAGCAACTCAGTTCATCCATCCATTGATGGAAGTACCGCTTTGACGTTTTTTATTGCTAGGTTCTTCTAGGAGCCAGCCGATTTATCTTCTTTGAGATTGAACAGTTGGATTTATATATGTTAGTGGAGACTACTGTTACAGCACTGTCACACTGATATACCAGGATTTGTTATATGTGAAGAAccctaaaaaaaacccaacacgACAGAGCTATCATgtcattaagaaaaataaaaataaataataaatatttttttctgaatCAAATATTTGCTACGAGAGTTATCATCTAAACACAAGAGAATATAAATTAGGGCTAGTAGATTTGATtgataagaaataatattttatttttatcgatCATGACTCGAATATTGGATTATGTgatggaaaataaattctttcatGATTCAAAGCTCTCacatgttttgatttaatatgaATTGAAGCCTAAATATTGTTGTGGATTCCAACATTTATCACTCCACAGGCTCGTACAACCAGGAGTCATGATTCGAGCCTGGAGGCACCTTAATAGCCCAATCTCTAAGATCTGCACTTCTTGTTAGGCTCGGGAGAGACTTGATGGTCTAATACTTTCAAGGATATACCTCGATTTGGGCTTTCGATGCTTTGGTGGCCCAACACACCTCAAGACAGTGAGACACCATGTCATTCAAATGAGCATGTGTCTTTCATACTCGATTCACCTGCCACCAACCCTTGACCCAATATATTATAGAGAATGCATTGTTCACTCTCTCactcttttcaataaaaaaaattcaatttttttaattttatttcttgaacttttttttcccGAAATAGGCCAGGTTCAACGGCGTTTggcctccttttttttttttttttaaatcatggtttttttatgtgtttttttttaaaaaagatattggaTGCAACAGAACAGTTTCATCCAATATGCGTTCAATTTCTCAACTGAACTAGGGAACGTAATCTTGCTATCCTTTCAACTGGACGTTTGAAAATCTATGCATCCATGAGAAAGTACACAAGGCTTGTCTTTTTATCTGCATCGAACAGTTCAATACAGAAACGAAGGCAAGGTCACTACTTGTTACTTGCAAGCAGTTCATATACAGAAGTTGAAATTGTGCCACTCACACGAGAAAGAGAATACGAGGCTGGTCGCCTGTGGTTTCCGTTTTCACTGTTCATTTCACATAAAATGttgcattttatatttttcatctttacgATTAAAATCAAGAACCAGGCATATGGACTCCAAAACGAGAGGATGAAGTAGATGAATATCCCAACATATATATACCAGTATATGTACACAGCATCTATCCTTTTGtatttacaataaaaagaaacacgAAGGCCAACCATGTTAAACTTTACAACTCGATAAAGCCTGTCTCTCGATGACCCGTCTCCTTCTCACACCtatcaatttgaaaaatgaaaacaaaagttaactTCTGAATAAGATGGCCAGGGAAGCATGATAATACAATATTCCGACTTCCTACAACTGAAATATACATGCACATACATTTAGTCATGCTTTCAAGTCAAGTATTGAAACCACAATTTCGATTTAGCTGCCCCAATACAATATATTTGCTTTATAATTGAAAAGGATATACAAGAAAGGTCTGTTGAAATAAGTTATAGAAACCAACGTTGAGAACACTTGAGTGCATGGCTAGGCGGCAAATAGCAAAAATCACTGTAACTGACATTAAAGTTCCAGCAAAAGACAGCCAAAAAGAAAACTATCACTTGAAAAATTGTCACTTCAAACCCGCCATCAGGCAACATGAACCTAACAATAGCGATATacaagttgcaaaaaaattacaatcctGTAACTCCTAAAAGAAGCAGTTTCAGCACTTCAGTTGCTATTCCCGTACACAGTGATTGCACTTCAACATAGAAGAATTACAACTGCTAATCTAGAGATGAAGAATTTGACTTTATCAAGTGCATGTGACTTCAAAGACCTGCCCAAGTGTGCAGATTTGCATTGTGCATATATGAATACTAGCATAGGGAGTAAGATAATCAATTACAAGATCACTGAAAAAGTCTAttcttagcaaaaaaaaaaaaaaagcatcatatTGAAGTTCCTCTCAAAATTAAACCAGTGCTACCTATTTACATGTTTCCAATTTAGTGCTTGGCATGGCTGTCCCATTTACAAGTACCAACAATTATTAAAAGTGCAAGGCATCTGCCTATTGATAACTTACTAAAAGTTTGAAGGTTGTTGCACCACCAAATAGATCATTTCTTTGTGGCATCTATAAACATGGCTCGAGTCCAATGCTCAATATCCTCAACTTGTGATGGCGGGGGAGGAAAGGTGGGGTGTTCGACCAGATCCCATCCATCGATAAAGCTCTCATTCTTCCCATCAGATATCCCAGTGGCAAAAAGAAAACTTGCCGCCGAATTTGGAAGGTTATTATCACTAGTGTTTTTCTGCCAGtcaaacaaaaatatgaaaccCACTGAAAACTTGCAAGCACAGAGATGGCAGTGAAAACAAtgaacttaatttcattacGGCCACAAAATTGCTCTTTTAAAACCAGCACCAAGCAGttaaaatcctaaataaatccaaaacctaCCTAATAAGTGACCAACTGCTGTCACTATCTGTTCCATCTCTCTAGACAGATcccaaaataaaactaaataaaagcaTGACTAAATACTTCTAAGCAAGCAAGAAGGCCGCTCCAATGAAGGTCCAGTTATATAGGACCTGTACATGTAAGATGCCAATGACGATATTGACTGGTTTTATTTTGGCCTGCCCTTGTTAACACCAACTTCTGTGGTGTCATTAAAAAAGTCTAAATCTTAAAGCATTATAAAA is part of the Populus trichocarpa isolate Nisqually-1 chromosome 2, P.trichocarpa_v4.1, whole genome shotgun sequence genome and encodes:
- the LOC7463192 gene encoding ABSCISIC ACID-INSENSITIVE 5-like protein 2, which produces MDNNRPLVPSNIGAQGPQFPSLPGQESLYNLTFDEVNDQIGNVRKPLNAVNVDELRNVISVEESQLLQNPPSSSSSSSSSSTFLFLGNYNLNGTSSRKTIDDMWKEIANEEHVNVFDNQIVRQQLGETTLEDFLVRAGVINKGNQNEVFSHQPIMEVDPMVVGSQQTDLLPFQMASVQQQQQQQMTLLDSNFHMFEAVSDQNPVVDVGYSDNRLPMPMPVSAMSATSSDSRVAAEKQCRYTDEMMKKTIERRQNRMIKNRESAARSRAKKQAYTSQLEHAVFHSRKTNNRLKKEKELEIIFLSSDQAPVPRFQLRRTSSASF